One stretch of Ipomoea triloba cultivar NCNSP0323 chromosome 8, ASM357664v1 DNA includes these proteins:
- the LOC116026648 gene encoding shewanella-like protein phosphatase 2, which translates to MGFPKGISCENLPNFVSTFVDTFVDFSVSGGLFLPPLPPQSDPPSNPKPNHDAKPNLDSNPLPRLQTVFPAPARLIAVGDLHGDLQKTKQAFRLSGLIDGEDRWCGGSTTVVQVGDVLDRGGEELKILYFLEKLKREAAKDGGIVITMNGNHEIMNVDGDFRYVTKAGLKEFEDWALWHSVGQVLKKRCDGIEDKETLKDPFDGVPFKFPGVKPECLTGIRARIAALRPNGPVATRFLSQNQTVVMVGDSVFAHGGLLPIHVDYGLEKVNEEVRDWIYGVRNTVWRDLVRGKNSIVWLRKFSNELPKDCDCSTLEHVLATIPGAKRMIMGHTIQMSGINGVCQNRAIRIDVGMSKGCVNGLPEVLEIDRESRVRILTSNPLCQNGNEAVMDANEKDGVGLWFPAAQGPRQVKVNA; encoded by the coding sequence ATGGGGTTTCCAAAGGGCATTTCTTGCGAGAATCTCCCCAATTTCGTCTCCACTTTTGTCGATACATTCGTCGATTTCTCAGTCAGCGGCGGCCTCTTCTTGCCGCCTCTTCCGCCGCAATCGGACCCGCCTTCTAACCCTAAACCTAATCATGACGCTAAACCGAATTTGGATTCCAATCCATTACCGCGTTTGCAGACCGTATTCCCAGCACCGGCCCGTCTCATCGCCGTGGGCGACCTCCACGGAGATCTTCAAAAGACCAAGCAGGCATTCCGGCTCTCCGGGTTAATCGACGGCGAAGATCGATGGTGTGGTGGGTCCACCACGGTTGTTCAGGTGGGGGATGTACTCGACCGCGGCGGGGAGGAGCTCaagattctttattttctagagAAGTTGAAGAGGGAAGCAGCTAAGGATGGCGGGATTGTGATTACTATGAACGGTAATCATGAGATCATGAATGTAGATGGTGATTTTAGGTACGTGACAAAAGCGGGTCTTAAAGAGTTCGAGGATTGGGCTTTGTGGCATTCTGTAGGGCAGGTTTTGAAAAAGCGCTGTGATGGTATAGAGGATAAGGAGACCTTAAAGGACCCCTTTGATGGAGTGCCTTTTAAATTCCCTGGAGTTAAACCAGAATGCTTAACAGGAATCAGGGCACGCATTGCAGCATTGAGGCCAAATGGACCCGTGGCCACAAGATTTTTATCCCAAAATCAGACTGTTGTTATGGTTGGGGATTCAGTTTTTGCGCATGGTGGACTCTTACCTATACATGTGGATTATGGACTAGAGAAGGTGAATGAAGAAGTAAGAGATTGGATTTATGGGGTGAGGAATACGGTTTGGAGGGACTTGGTTAGAGGGAAAAATTCGATTGTTTGGTTGAGGAAGTTTTCAAATGAGTTGCCAAAGGATTGCGATTGTTCAACCCTTGAGCATGTGCTTGCTACGATTCCTGGTGCAAAGAGGATGATCATGGGGCACACCATCCAGATGAGTGGGATTAATGGTGTCTGCCAGAACCGGGCTATAAGGATTGATGTTGGTATGTCGAAAGGGTGTGTCAATGGATTGCCTGAGGTCTTAGAGATAGATAGGGAGTCAAGGGTAAGGATTTTGACATCAAATCCCTTGTGTCAGAATGGAAATGAAGCTGTTATGGATGCTAATGAAAAAGATGGTGTTGGATTGTGGTTCCCTGCGGCACAGGGACCAAGGCAAGTTAAGGTTAATGCATGA
- the LOC116026913 gene encoding stemmadenine O-acetyltransferase-like: protein MEVTVVSKERITPSNSTPQSHRYHKLSLLDKLAPHGYTPVLLFYSTTFDLEERYNKLRASLAETLNHMYQLAGRVGAKHSVMCNDQGVDLILAKVGQDMSKVTKHPRIETLRQLLPVKPETTLDEDGVLVAVQINTFACGGTAVGLCINHVIAYGWSLAVFLNTWAGINRHDEKATKGFVLDSTSIFPECRGNGRDVSMLPLNLEAQAPKIESRRFVFNEDKVMGIKEKMGAIKGGNNSNILPSRIEAVSAFNETSTPTTNHRECFPCHIDYKLLTERVQRSISTAKDGYTKIMGELDEYFRRLGDEEKREDVGMLKVSSWCRFPFYEVDFGWGKPIWVANAIKAMNVAIFMDTGDEKGIEAWVGLSEECMLKVEKNQDFLAHVSFCQSV, encoded by the exons ATGGAAGTCACAGTTGTCTCCAAGGAGAGAATTACACCTTCCAACTCAACACCCCAAAGCCATAGATATCACAAACTTTCCCTCTTAGATAAATTAGCTCCACATGGTTATACCCCAGTCCTCCTTTTCTACTCCACCACCTTTGACTTGGAAGAGAGATACAATAAGCTTAGGGCATCCCTTGCGGAAACCCTAAACCACATGTATCAACTAGCCGGGCGAGTTGGGGCCAAACATTCAGTCATGTGCAACGACCAAGGCGTTGATTTGATCCTCGCCAAAGTTGGGCAAGACATGTCAAAGGTGACCAAGCACCCGAGGATCGAAACCCTGAGACAACTTCTACCCGTGAAGCCAGAGACAACGTTGGACGAGGATGGTGTACTTGTAGCGGTACAAATCAACACGTTTGCCTGTGGTGGAACCGCGGTTGGCCTTTGTATCAACCATGTCATTGCATATGGTTGGTCGCTCGCGGTTTTCCTCAACACTTGGGCAGGCATCAATCGCCACGACGAAAAGGCAACTAAAGGGTTTGTGCTAGACAGCACTTCCATCTTCCCAGAATGCAGAGGAAATGGCAGAGATGTTTCCATGCTGCCATTGAACTTAGAAGCCCAAGCCCCCAAGATTGAGTCCCGGAGATTCGTGTTTAATGAGGATAAAGTGATGGGCATAAAGGAGAAGATGGGTGCCATTAAAGGGGGAAACAATTCCAATATCCTCCCCTCCCGGATCGAAGCCGTGTCAGCATTT AATGAAACCTCCACTCCCACCACAAACCATAGGGAATGTTTTCCATGTCATATAGACTATAAACTGCTAACTGAGAGGGTACAAAGATCAATCAGCACGGCAAAAGACGGGTACACGAAGATCATGGGGGAGCTTGATGAGTATTTTAGGAGACTTGGGGATGAAGAGAAGAGGGAGGATGTGGGAATGCTTAAAGTAAGCAGTTGGTGTAGGTTCCCTTTCTATGAAGTTGATTTTGGGTGGGGAAAGCCCATATGGGTAGCAAATGCAATAAAGGCTATGAATGTGGCAATTTTTATGGACACTGGTGATGAAAAGGGAATAGAAGCATGGGTGGGATTATCAGAGGAATGCATGCTTAAGGTTGAGAAAAACCAAGACTTCCTTGCCCATGTTTCTTTTTGCCAATCTGTTTGA